One stretch of Leadbetterella byssophila DSM 17132 DNA includes these proteins:
- a CDS encoding LysM peptidoglycan-binding domain-containing protein: MEYEERNRKPKQGASNTPAVVLVILFAIVVLLLYAGWNLMSDDASNIVDMKSIDSDLVQVDEKPVEEEDEDIVEEVTLPEPEKKEEKKKEVTPVVEKPTTSYKGETSTYTVKAGETFFAIANKFNTSSDNLQALNPDVNPSLIKEGVTKLKVPVQAVHTVGPGDILRVVANKYGISVEALMAANGKKKNFAERGEKLLIPHKNKI; this comes from the coding sequence ATGGAATATGAAGAAAGAAATAGAAAACCAAAGCAGGGAGCAAGTAACACCCCTGCCGTAGTTCTAGTCATTTTATTTGCCATAGTTGTCCTTCTGCTATACGCAGGATGGAATCTTATGTCAGACGATGCCAGCAATATTGTAGACATGAAGAGCATTGACTCTGATTTGGTTCAAGTGGACGAAAAACCGGTAGAAGAGGAAGATGAGGATATTGTAGAAGAAGTTACTCTTCCAGAGCCTGAAAAGAAAGAGGAAAAGAAAAAAGAGGTAACTCCTGTAGTTGAAAAACCAACGACTTCATATAAAGGAGAAACATCTACTTATACTGTAAAAGCAGGTGAAACTTTTTTTGCTATTGCTAATAAATTCAATACTAGCTCAGATAATCTGCAGGCCCTTAATCCCGATGTAAACCCATCTTTGATAAAGGAAGGCGTAACTAAATTAAAAGTTCCCGTACAAGCCGTTCATACTGTAGGACCTGGCGATATCCTAAGAGTGGTAGCCAATAAATATGGAATCTCCGTAGAAGCCCTAATGGCCGCCAATGGCAAAAAGAAAAACTTTGCAGAGAGAGGAGAAAAACTCCTTATCCCTCACAAGAATAAGATATAA
- a CDS encoding PD-(D/E)XK nuclease family protein, producing MTTTFLGRAAAEVFQSAKDLSDLQKLHIVLPSRRAALYFGRELASLSAIPFFAPKISSIDDFIQETSGLQLIKSVDLYFEIYKEWKQLDGSLTLEHFLTWVPTLVKDLNLIDSSLLDDTKGLFTYLDQADALKRWGINAENNVVTDFAGSYFSFFKKMGLVYHTLRERLAAKGVGYSGLLYRTAAEKAIDKEWKEDFYFIGLNALSTAEEVIIKHLVHIGKAKCIWDTDDYYMESKDKAGRKLRKYKSSRLFGKEWYFQESLLQGTEKHIQVYKLGSQVLQNKLAMDLVRKSSSSSHAVVILDEMDLPSIYTLVPGLDMKINISGGMSLKSSELMAAINLLLDISDQEKLRLEDLRMLMEQPLIRELVKGEVEWTKLERLAYKSTRLFYEREDLKMSQGSLWDEIVGMTEVGSFVRGVERILKTVEALEWNEKPFAQLVLKELPSVKRHLDVSKPAFRLLFQEFLKGLSLPFEKEPNAKVQIMSMLETRCLDFDEVTFLSFVEGKLPTANKSNSFLPFDAILEFKLPTYSDQDAIMAYHFYRLLQRAEKVNILYVQQGGSGVGRQEKSRFIYQIEEELCRDPKVDGKIKFSTTEINLGDLVKPKEITIPKTDEILEKAKDYFTNRGLSATALSEYFTSPLAFYWKYLEGIRENNMDEATIGANVFGTLIHYALEKADLPYVGKSITKEDLEAQKLWVIKNFDQLIQECKPEFDFSYGLNAVLKKVALDLLIKYYHMRIRTYTEPFTIVALEKKFRKILDIGGIKLKVEGAIDKLEKHGDTLVIIDYKTGKVEDVTYTHNPEVSFTEELKERKRDKFRQLLLYFFLIHSEEVPDAKYGFYSFRALNDRIDMEVKGLSKEELLSGIQGLIEEMVLEVLDKEKPFSAIEGRKVYENSTFSNLLN from the coding sequence ATGACAACTACATTCTTAGGACGAGCAGCAGCTGAAGTATTTCAAAGTGCAAAGGATTTAAGTGATTTACAAAAACTCCATATTGTGCTTCCGAGCAGGAGAGCAGCCCTGTATTTTGGAAGAGAATTAGCGTCTTTATCTGCTATTCCATTCTTTGCACCTAAGATTTCATCTATAGATGATTTTATTCAGGAAACTTCAGGTTTGCAATTGATTAAGTCGGTTGATCTATATTTTGAGATATATAAGGAATGGAAGCAGTTAGATGGAAGTCTTACTTTAGAGCATTTTTTGACCTGGGTTCCCACCTTGGTTAAGGATTTGAATTTGATAGATTCTTCACTTTTAGATGATACGAAGGGATTGTTTACCTATTTGGATCAGGCCGATGCGCTCAAAAGATGGGGGATTAACGCTGAAAATAATGTAGTAACGGATTTTGCGGGTTCTTACTTTAGCTTCTTTAAGAAGATGGGTTTGGTTTACCATACATTGCGAGAGCGTTTAGCCGCGAAAGGAGTAGGTTATTCGGGTCTTTTATATAGGACTGCCGCTGAAAAGGCCATAGACAAAGAATGGAAAGAAGATTTTTATTTTATTGGGCTTAATGCTCTAAGTACTGCGGAAGAGGTGATTATCAAACATTTGGTTCATATAGGAAAAGCAAAGTGTATTTGGGATACAGATGATTACTATATGGAATCCAAAGATAAGGCCGGTAGGAAACTCCGTAAGTATAAGTCTTCTAGGTTATTTGGGAAGGAGTGGTACTTTCAGGAATCTTTGCTCCAAGGGACAGAAAAGCACATACAGGTATATAAGTTGGGGTCGCAGGTTTTACAAAACAAATTAGCTATGGATCTAGTAAGGAAATCAAGTTCCTCTTCACATGCCGTAGTAATTCTTGATGAAATGGATTTACCATCCATTTATACCTTGGTACCTGGCCTTGACATGAAGATCAATATATCAGGGGGTATGTCTTTGAAATCCAGCGAACTTATGGCTGCTATAAATTTACTTTTGGATATCTCTGATCAAGAAAAATTGCGTTTAGAGGATCTTAGAATGTTGATGGAACAGCCTCTCATTAGGGAGTTAGTTAAAGGGGAAGTGGAATGGACTAAGTTAGAAAGATTAGCTTATAAGAGTACCCGATTATTCTATGAGCGAGAGGATTTGAAGATGTCACAGGGCAGTTTATGGGATGAGATTGTGGGAATGACTGAGGTGGGAAGTTTTGTAAGGGGAGTAGAACGTATACTTAAAACGGTTGAAGCCCTAGAGTGGAATGAAAAGCCATTTGCGCAATTAGTACTTAAGGAACTGCCTTCCGTCAAGAGGCATTTAGATGTTAGTAAACCTGCTTTCCGTTTGCTTTTTCAGGAGTTTTTAAAGGGCTTGAGTTTGCCATTTGAAAAAGAGCCGAATGCCAAGGTGCAAATCATGAGTATGTTGGAAACCCGATGTTTGGATTTTGATGAGGTCACCTTTTTGTCTTTTGTAGAAGGAAAGCTGCCTACGGCTAATAAGAGCAATAGTTTTTTACCTTTTGATGCCATACTCGAGTTTAAATTGCCCACATATTCGGATCAGGACGCCATTATGGCGTACCATTTCTATCGGTTGCTTCAGAGAGCGGAAAAGGTGAATATTTTATATGTTCAACAGGGAGGATCCGGTGTGGGAAGACAGGAAAAAAGTAGGTTTATTTACCAGATCGAAGAGGAGTTATGTAGAGATCCAAAGGTGGACGGGAAGATAAAATTCAGCACTACCGAGATCAATTTGGGGGATTTAGTGAAACCTAAGGAGATTACCATACCTAAGACGGATGAGATTCTGGAGAAAGCCAAGGATTATTTTACAAATAGAGGCTTGAGTGCTACGGCCTTATCGGAGTATTTTACCTCTCCCTTAGCCTTTTATTGGAAATACTTAGAGGGGATCAGAGAAAATAATATGGATGAGGCCACTATAGGTGCGAATGTATTTGGAACACTGATTCACTATGCCCTTGAAAAGGCAGATCTTCCCTATGTAGGAAAGTCAATTACCAAGGAGGATTTGGAAGCTCAAAAGCTTTGGGTCATCAAGAATTTCGATCAACTTATTCAAGAATGCAAACCGGAATTTGACTTCAGTTATGGATTGAATGCAGTGTTGAAGAAAGTAGCTTTAGATCTCCTTATAAAATACTACCACATGCGTATTCGGACCTATACGGAGCCTTTTACCATTGTTGCCTTAGAAAAGAAGTTCCGAAAAATACTGGATATTGGCGGAATTAAACTGAAGGTGGAAGGGGCTATAGATAAGTTAGAAAAGCATGGAGATACTTTGGTCATAATTGATTATAAGACAGGTAAGGTGGAAGATGTAACCTATACTCATAATCCAGAGGTTTCATTTACGGAGGAATTAAAAGAGCGAAAAAGGGATAAATTTAGACAGCTCCTTTTGTATTTCTTTTTGATCCATTCTGAAGAGGTTCCGGATGCGAAGTATGGATTTTACAGTTTCCGCGCTTTGAATGATAGGATAGATATGGAAGTGAAAGGCTTAAGTAAGGAGGAACTATTAAGTGGGATACAAGGATTGATAGAAGAGATGGTTTTAGAGGTACTGGATAAAGAAAAACCTTTCTCCGCCATTGAGGGAAGAAAGGTTTATGAGAATTCTACTTTCAGTAATCTGCTGAATTAA
- the ltrA gene encoding group II intron reverse transcriptase/maturase translates to MLEEILHIRNVKHAVDRVISNGGASGVDGMQIDNLRDYLNTHWQSLRSDILSGTYRPQAVRKVEIPKASGGKRMLGIPTVIDRVIQQSISQWLGLKYEGDFHDNSYGFRPNRNAHQAVSKAQEYLNLGYTWVVELDLEQFFDQVNHDILMHLLSKKITDHRVLALIGKYLRCGIMDHGLEQKRTKGTPQGSPLSPLLSNIILNELDRELSSRGHRFVRYADDCSIYAKSNKSATRIMRNITSYIESTLKLKVNREKSKVSKPSQSSLLGFSFFKTQGDWQIRISAKSIERIREKLRQNTRRNTVTPMHERLTKLRQIIHGWVDYFRIATNKKVMVALDNLVRRRLRVLLWKQWKTAGNRIRNLMKLGAKRWLAYQHANTRKSYTRTGTSPIVQTTLTNSYFTKLGYEGFADYYYWRTTHQTTLF, encoded by the coding sequence ATGTTGGAAGAGATATTACACATCCGAAATGTCAAACACGCAGTTGATCGTGTCATCTCTAATGGAGGTGCTAGCGGAGTTGATGGTATGCAGATCGATAATCTTCGTGACTACCTTAACACGCACTGGCAATCCCTGCGATCGGATATTCTCTCTGGTACTTACCGCCCACAAGCTGTTCGGAAAGTAGAGATTCCCAAAGCAAGTGGCGGCAAGCGTATGCTGGGTATCCCAACGGTCATCGACCGTGTTATTCAGCAAAGCATTTCCCAATGGCTTGGATTAAAGTATGAGGGTGATTTTCACGATAACAGCTACGGCTTCCGTCCGAACCGTAATGCTCATCAGGCCGTCAGTAAAGCGCAAGAGTATCTGAACTTGGGCTACACGTGGGTCGTTGAACTTGATTTGGAACAATTCTTCGATCAAGTGAACCACGACATACTGATGCATCTTTTGAGCAAGAAGATTACGGATCATCGAGTCCTAGCCCTGATCGGGAAATACCTTCGTTGTGGGATTATGGATCATGGTCTTGAACAAAAGCGAACCAAGGGCACACCACAGGGTAGTCCTTTAAGTCCACTTTTGTCAAACATCATCCTGAACGAACTGGACAGGGAACTCAGCTCCCGTGGACATCGATTTGTACGCTATGCGGATGACTGTAGTATCTACGCGAAGAGCAATAAATCCGCCACTCGTATTATGCGCAACATCACCAGTTACATCGAATCTACACTAAAGCTGAAAGTGAACCGTGAAAAGAGTAAGGTAAGCAAACCTTCCCAAAGTAGTTTACTCGGCTTTAGTTTCTTCAAAACTCAAGGAGATTGGCAGATTCGTATCTCTGCAAAGAGTATCGAACGAATCCGAGAGAAGTTACGTCAAAATACTCGACGTAATACAGTTACTCCTATGCATGAGCGACTGACTAAACTACGGCAAATTATTCACGGCTGGGTGGATTACTTTCGTATAGCAACGAATAAGAAGGTGATGGTAGCACTAGATAACCTAGTGCGAAGACGCTTGCGTGTTCTGCTTTGGAAGCAATGGAAGACCGCAGGTAATCGAATTCGGAACTTAATGAAACTGGGAGCCAAACGCTGGCTTGCCTACCAACATGCGAACACCCGTAAATCCTATACTCGGACAGGGACAAGCCCTATCGTTCAAACAACGCTAACAAACTCATACTTTACTAAATTAGGTTACGAAGGATTTGCAGACTACTATTACTGGAGAACAACGCATCAAACGACGTTATTCTAA
- the purE gene encoding 5-(carboxyamino)imidazole ribonucleotide mutase, which translates to MIGIIMGSISDLKVMQGAVDIFEKFGIPYEIEIVSAHRTPQKMVNYAETAAERGLKVIIAGAGGAAHLPGMVASCTILPVIGVPVKSSNSIDGWDSVLSILQMPSGVPVATVALNASTNAGILATQVLATSSPSIALKLMEYKEELKAKVDQMNQELKNSFQ; encoded by the coding sequence ATGATAGGCATAATAATGGGAAGCATCTCTGATTTAAAAGTGATGCAAGGGGCAGTAGACATCTTTGAAAAGTTTGGAATTCCCTATGAAATAGAGATTGTTTCTGCACATAGGACTCCACAAAAAATGGTAAACTATGCTGAAACAGCAGCAGAAAGAGGATTAAAAGTCATTATAGCAGGTGCCGGAGGTGCTGCACATTTACCTGGAATGGTTGCCTCCTGTACCATCTTACCTGTTATAGGCGTACCGGTAAAATCATCAAATTCTATAGATGGGTGGGATTCTGTATTATCCATTTTACAAATGCCTTCAGGTGTGCCTGTAGCTACAGTAGCCCTAAACGCTTCCACTAATGCGGGTATTTTAGCTACCCAGGTATTAGCGACCTCTTCCCCTTCTATTGCACTAAAGTTAATGGAATATAAGGAAGAGCTAAAAGCAAAAGTAGACCAAATGAACCAAGAACTAAAAAACAGCTTTCAATAA
- a CDS encoding 5-(carboxyamino)imidazole ribonucleotide synthase has translation MKQRIGILGGGQLGKMLLQTALDLDLNISILDPDPECSCSVWTKNFTCGSLTDYNTVMEFAKDLDVITIEIENVNIQALKDLEAAGKKVFPQPSVIETIQNKRTQKDFFVSHNIPTSPFIKVKNRDEIIANKDFLPAVNKLGVGGYDGKGVQLLKSEADLDKAFDAEGILEKFVDFEKELAVIIARNENGEMKCFPVVEMVFHPTANLVEYQFSPANIEASTAQQAEEVAIKTAEAFGIVGLLAVEMFLDKEGKIWVNEVAPRPHNSGHQTQKANVVSQFDQHWRAILNLPLGDPTPHSLSAMVNILGEEGHTGIAKVEGLDKILALEHAYPFFYGKKITKPFRKMGHVSILADDFENLKEKVNFVQNNLKIIAQ, from the coding sequence ATGAAACAGAGAATTGGTATTTTAGGCGGTGGTCAATTGGGTAAGATGCTACTGCAAACTGCATTGGATTTAGACTTAAATATTTCAATACTTGACCCAGACCCAGAATGCTCCTGTTCAGTTTGGACAAAAAACTTTACTTGCGGATCCCTAACAGATTATAATACCGTAATGGAATTCGCAAAAGACCTGGATGTTATCACCATAGAAATAGAAAACGTTAATATTCAGGCTTTGAAAGACTTGGAAGCCGCAGGCAAAAAGGTCTTCCCTCAACCTTCAGTCATAGAAACCATCCAAAATAAACGTACTCAAAAAGACTTCTTTGTATCACATAACATTCCAACATCCCCTTTTATAAAAGTTAAAAATCGGGATGAAATTATCGCGAATAAAGACTTTTTACCCGCAGTTAACAAGCTAGGTGTAGGGGGATACGATGGAAAAGGTGTGCAGTTGCTAAAATCAGAAGCAGATCTAGATAAAGCTTTTGATGCAGAAGGAATTCTAGAGAAGTTCGTAGACTTTGAAAAGGAACTTGCCGTTATAATTGCAAGGAATGAGAATGGAGAAATGAAGTGTTTCCCTGTCGTAGAGATGGTATTCCACCCTACAGCTAACCTTGTGGAATACCAATTCTCGCCTGCTAACATAGAGGCTTCTACTGCTCAACAAGCTGAGGAAGTAGCTATTAAAACAGCTGAAGCATTCGGTATAGTAGGCTTATTGGCTGTAGAAATGTTCCTTGATAAAGAAGGAAAGATCTGGGTCAATGAGGTAGCGCCAAGACCGCATAATAGTGGGCATCAAACGCAGAAAGCAAATGTAGTCTCTCAATTTGATCAACACTGGAGAGCTATCCTAAATTTACCTTTAGGAGATCCTACTCCACATTCCTTATCTGCCATGGTTAATATTTTGGGAGAGGAAGGACATACAGGAATAGCAAAAGTAGAAGGATTGGATAAAATCCTGGCTTTAGAACATGCATATCCCTTCTTTTATGGGAAGAAAATCACCAAACCATTCAGGAAAATGGGACATGTCAGTATTTTGGCAGATGATTTTGAAAACTTAAAAGAAAAGGTGAATTTTGTACAGAACAATCTGAAAATAATCGCTCAATGA